The Roseimicrobium gellanilyticum DNA segment GATCCCCAGGTGAAGGAGATCCGCAAGGACTACCAGCCGCCCGCGAATCCCGCCCAACCCCCGTTGCCGAATGCGGAAAATTATGCGCTGTGGGAAGTGGTGTTGCGCAATGAACACATGGGACAGTTTGCCCTGTCCCTCAGTCACGAGCAGCCGGGCACGGGGGCTCAGACAGCCACGGTGGAACTCTTGCAGGTGCATGTGCCGGGAGCCTTTCAGGAGACAGGACAGGTCGCCGTGCTCAAGGATGACAATCTTGAAATCGTGAAGGCCACCGCAGACAGCATGGAGGAGATCGATCCTCGTGAATTGAGCGGGAGCTTGCAGCGTTCGGGAGTGTTCCTCGCCTACAAGTACAAGGCGCAACCGCTGGGCTTGAAGCTGGAAATTGCACGCAATGCCTACATCAGTGTGCCACAAGCGGTCATCACGCATGCAGTGCTCACCTCCGCCGTAGCCACGGATCGTGCGCAGACTACGGAGGCGATCTACTGGGTGAAGAACAATGCCCAGCAGTTCCTTACCGTGAAGCTGCCGAAGACCGCGCGCTTGGTGAGTGATGTCTTCGTGAATGGCCAGACGCAGCAGCCCATGAAGCGTGAAGGTGCGGATGATCTGCTGATTCGTCTGCCCTCGGATGCCGCTTCACGGCGTGCGGCCTTCCCCGTGCGTTTCGTTTATGAAGTGCCCAGCGAGGAGGCCGGGAAAAAGATGGGCTGGTGGGGCGGTATTCACATCGAGCCTCCGACCCTGTTGGACGTGACGAAAGTGCTGGAGGCTCATCACGCCCTCTATCTGCCGGAGAGTCATGACTACACGGCGTTCAAGGGAGCGATGACCTTGAGCGTGCGCGATCGCGGCTGGGCGCGCTTCCGCGGCATGGTGAATGCGCTGGTCCCTGCGTTCGGTCCCACCTTCACGCAGAGTCAGGGAGATTGGAATACGGTGCCCTCCATACCTGCGGATCAAAAGGCAGCCTTCGACTTCCAGGTGCCTGCGCAAGGACGCAACGTGGTGCTGCATCGTCTGGGCGAGCCAGCGGCCATTGACGTCTCGTTCCGTTCACGTGGCTTCTCCTATTTCCTGGAGGGTGTGGTGTTCTTTGTGGTGCTTGCCCTCGGTGTCGCCAGATGGAAGGCGCCGCTGCGCACGAAGTTCCGTTACCTGCTCATCTTTGGTCTCGGCGGCATTTTGCTCACAGGCATCCTCAGTCCGGCGAATGGCCAGGTGGTCAAGGGATCCGTATTCGCCGCCGGCATCATGGCGCTGGCATGGACGGTTTGTGGATTCTTCCGTGGAGTAAAGAACTGGATGCAGCGTCCCAAGCATCGTCCTCCGCCTTACGGCGGCAGTGGCGGAGCGCCGCGTTCCGGTCCGCCACCGCAGCCTGAACGGCCTGACCTTGCTCAAGCAAAGGTCCCGGTGCCCCCTGCGCCAGATGCCACCGCTGTGCCCGGCCCGTCACAGCCACCGTCCGAGGCACCGCCTGCTTCCGCTTCCGGCATCGAATTCCCCAACGTGGAGACACCTGATGCCCCGAAAGGTGGCAGTGGCTACGAGGTGAAGTGAGTTGAAACCCACCAGGCCTGCCATGGGACGACACTTCACCTTCACCGGAGGCACGCTCGCGCGTGCTACGCTCGCATGCAGCGTGCTCCTTGCCGCGCCCTTGTGCGCTGAGGATACTGCGAACCAGACTCCACCAGCGCCTGCACCCACACGCCACGAGGTCTGGGTTCCCACCAAGCACCTCAAGGAGGTGCTGAAGAAGCACCCGAATGCCGTGGTGCTGGATCGCATGCAGTATGAGGCGCTTATTCGTGATGCCGGGAGGGTGGGGCCTCTCAAGGATCAAGAGGCACCCATCAGTGCGGTCATCGAAGAGGTGAAGGTCACGGCCCGGGTGCCTGCAGGGATGACGATGGCCACGATCACCTACGAGTTCCGCATTCGGAATTTGAGGGAGGGATGGAGCGCCATCACCGTGCCATTCGCCCTTGGCGGGATTGCGGGCGGCACGGCTTTGCCGTCGTCGCCAGCGTCATCCACGTTGCGCGATGTCATGCTTACCGACATGTCGGCGGAAAAACCAATCATGGTAACCGCGGATGAGAATGCGTGGAAGACCACGGTGCTCTCCCAGGGAAGTGGCAGGCACGTGCTGCGTTTGGTGTTTGCCGCTCCTGTATCAGCGAAGGACGGAACGCTCGGCATCTATGGCCCCGGGTTGACTGAAGTGATCTGGAAAGAGGGAACGAAGGGCAAACAACCCGCCGGCCCTGTGCCATCAGTCCCAGTGCGTCTGGAGTTGCCTGAAGGATGGAGACCCTCGTCCACGAATCCTGCCACTCAACTGGACGATGGTGCCTGGCTTGTTTCATCCGGCACACAGTTTTGGAGCGCGCCTGCCAGGAATGCCGCACAACCGTTTCCCATGGTGAAAGTTGAGTGGGAAGCGGTGGCCGGTGTTGCCAAGGGTGATGATTCCGTCATCCAATCACAGGGCTCCACGCTCTACAGCGTCTCAGGTGATCGTGTGGCCGTCATTGCCATGCTGGGATGGTCGGGAACACAGCCGCGCGCGACCGAGACGCTTCGGGTTGCCCTGCCGAAGAATGCACAGGTCCTGCGAGCCAGCACGCTCGGCCCTGCGATGGATGCCACGGCGTGGAAACCCGTGGATGGAGGTGTGGAATTCCAATCACCTGTAGTGGCGAAGAGCAGCGGAAAGGTGTTGGTTGAATTTGAGGCGCCATGGGGTGTTGCCTCCGGTGCCGTGCAGCCGCTGGAGTTGCCAGTAGCGCGCGTGGAAGGCGCGGTGACCACCCGGTGGGACCTCGCCATTCTGGCGGAGCCGGATATCGGAGTGCGTCTCGCGAAGCTCCTGCCGACTGCGAGGCCCGTGACGGAGCTCGACAAACAGACGCTTCGCTCGCTGGCCCAGGGAGCGACGAAGGGCGTCGGCGTAGGTGCCCAGCTTCAGGCTGAGTCGCAGCGGGATCTTTTTGCTCACCCACGTTTCCTTGGCGCGTTCAGTTTCGATACGCCACCCGACCAGGCCGTGGTGGAGGTGCAGGCCGTGCCGGATCGCTTCAGCGTGGACGCAGATGCACTCGTGGAGGTGACCTCGCATGAAGTCGGGGTATTGCGTACCCTGGTGTTTCACGGGGAGGCAGGCAGCACCTCGCGCGCGGTGATCACACTGCCGGACACGGAAGTGTTTCTCGAAGTGCCCGTGACCTCCGGTGAGCAGGTGCTGTGGAAGCAGGTGGGCCGAGATATCGAAGTGACGTGGCCCAAGGGCCTGGCCAAAGGAGGGCAGACCTCCATGACAGTGCGCACGCGGCGTGACATTCCACCGCAGGCCGCAGATGGAACTGCTGCGGAAAAGATGGTCATCGCCAGCATTCCTGTTTCAGGCGCCAGTCGTGTGTCTGGCTACGCCGCGTTGAAGTTTGACGAGTCGTGGAAGGTCAATGTCACGGATGTCACCGGTCTTGAGACTCGTGACGCGAGGGCCACTCCCGTGCGCGGTCGCATGGCGTGGTTTGGGTTGAAGGAATGGAAGCTCGGCTTTGATTTGAGCCGCCGGGCTCCGGTGCATGATGCCACCGTCACTGCGTATGCCCTGCCTCGTGCGAAGCAGGTGGAGATTGAGGGGCAGATTGCGCTCAGTGTTTCCGGTGCGCCACTACGCAAGTTCCAGGTGAAGCTGCCAGTGGCCATCGCTCCGCTGCTGCGAGTGACCTCTCCACTCGTGGGCGAGCAGTCACTGGATACTGCCGCGGGAGTCTGGACGCTTTCCTTGGGGCGTGAACTTATCGGCACGGCCAACGTTCGGTTCCGCATGAGCTTGCCTGCGGACAGTGCTGCGGAAGGTTCGCGCGAAGGCACCCTCACTGCAGCGCTGCCAGATATTACCCTCCCTGGAGCGCGACGCACGGCGGGACGTTGGGTGGTGGAGGCGAATACGGACACGGAGCTGGCCTTCACCACGCGTGGGGTGCAGCCGCTGGATTCACGGCGTCCGCCTGTGGTGGAGGGCTATGCGCCGCAGCATCGCATCATCGCCGCGTACAGCCATGGGGGAGGGGAGCATGAGATTCGCCTCACCGCCACACGGCATGACGCGGCATCCCTCGCGGGCATGGTATTGATTCACCTGCGCATGACCAGTGTGCTCGGGCAGGATGGCTCCGCTCGTCACGAGGCCATCTTTACACTCCGCCACAACGGGCGGCAATTCGCCACCATCCGCCTTCCGGACGGTGTGGATCTGCTCAGTACCATGGTGGATGGCAAGGTCGTGAAGCCCGTGAAAGCAGGCGCGAATGAGGTGCGACTGCCGCTGAGTTCTCGCATCGGCGACTCCGCACCCATCGAGGTGAAAGTGATTTATGATACACCTTCCGGTGCGTGGGGAGGCAGTGGCAAGGTGGCGCTCACTCCGCCGACCCTCGGCGATGAAGTGCCGGTGATGGAAACCCAGTGGAAGGTCTATAGTCCCGATGGGTTCACCCTGGCGCATGATGGCAGTGGACTGGAAGAGGACGAAAAGGTCGACTCAGCGAGGCCCCGTGGGCTCTGGAAGAGCCTGTTTGGTGGTTTCTCCTTCGCCAATGAAAGGGAATGGAAATCGCAGATGGACTTTCTTCCCGGCGGAGTACCGGCGGCGGCGACTGTCCAGCAACAAGAAGACATCCGTTCCATCGTTGAGCGGTTGAACCGGATCGTCCTGCGGGAGGTTAAATTTCAGGGGGCAGGCTTGGAAGACGCTCTGGAGTACTTGCGCATCAAGGCAGGACAAGCGGGCGCGTCAGGAGGCGTGAACATGATCGTCAAACCCGGGACGTCACCCACATCTGCGACCATCTCCTTGGACCTCAAGGATGTTCCGTTTCTTGAAGCCCTGCGTTACGTCACGGAACTGTCTGGCACGAAGTATCAAATCAATCCCTCCCCTGGTCCGGGTATGCCTGGGGCCATTGTTATTGTGCCCATGGCGGATGCAACGACTGACCTGCATGTCCAGCAGTTCAAGCTTCCGCTGGCCCAGATGCTGGCACTGAAAGAACGAACGCCCAGTGGGGGTGCGGTGCCGGGCACTGCGGACCCTTTTGCCACCGGGCGCGAAGTCACGGCGTCTGACATGGACATTCTGAAAGCTCAGGGCATCGCATTCCCTCAGGGCTCCATGGTCCGCTATGATCGCGATTCGCAAACGTTGGTCATCAGTAATACCAAGCCCAATCTCGACCTTGTCGATCGCCTGGTGTCGAGTCTGAAGCCTGAGGACGATTTCGCGGATCCCATGGTAAACCTCAATGAGCCCGCCGTAGGGTTCGGCAAGGTCCATGGGGGGATGGACTACAATTTGGAGAAGATGTCCAAGCTGATCTTCCCGAAGGTGCAGTTTAACAACACATCGATCGAGGAGGCCATTGAGTTTCTTCGCATCAAGAGCAGAGACGTCGACCATATGGAGCGCGATCCTTCCAAGAAGGGCGTCAATCTCATTATCAAACCCGGTGCTGCACCATCCACTGCGACAATCTCCCTGGATCTCACGGACGTTCCGATGTCGGAGGCGCTGCGCTATGTGACGGAACTTGGCGGCATGAAGTACAAGGTGGAGCCCTTTGCAGTCGTGGTGGTGCCCATCACGGATGTGGCTACTGAGATGTATACGCGGACTTTCAGGGCACCGCCGTCCCTCTGGAGTAGTGCCGAAGGTTCCGGACTTTCATCCCGGGCGACGGCCAAGGAGCAACTGGCATCCATGGGCATTCCTTTCCCGGAAGGCTCATCTGCGGTGTTCCTCCCTGCGACGAGTCAGTTGATTGTGCGCAACACCCAGCCCTCTCTTGATCTGATTGAATCTTATACGGACGGATTGATGGTGGTCGCCGCCACTGAACGGAGGAATGCGTCGCTGGCACGCGCGAAGTCTGGCCAGGTGCCTCTGGAGTTGGAGCTGCCCATGGCCGGTCAGGTTCTGTCCCTGGCTGGTCAGCAACGGCCGAAGGAACTCACGTTGCGCTATCTTTCATGGGAGAGGCAGATGGCACGTACGAGCCTGCTGGTGTTGCTGGGCATCGCAGTGTTCTGGACACTGGGAAGAGACCGGGTTTGGCTGACCACATTTGTGGCGGTGCTCCTGCTCACTTGTGTCCCGGTGCTTCTCCTGCCGTCGTGGAGTCTCACTTGCCATGCGCTCCTGACCGGCTGGTTACTGGCGCTGGGGGTGTGGCTGCTGTGGAAAGTGGCGTGTTGGTGGAAGCGAAGAACGGAAGTGACTGCAAATGCAAATGGCGGGGAGGTGGTGGCATGAGAACGTTCCTTGTAACAATGCTGAAGATGCTGCCGGCAGCCATGGCCGCGTGGTGCATGACGGGTGTCGCACAAGCTCAGACGCCACAGGTGCCCCCGCCAGATACCGCAGCGCACACGGTGATTGTTCCGTTTGATGCCTCGAAGCCGCTGAAGGATCAGCCGCCTGAAAAGTTCTATCTCGATTACGCCGTGTTCCAGGATCTGTGGTCGAAGGCCAAGGAACACCGTCGGCCGGAAGAGCCGGAGAAGGACACGGGCACAGGTGTCGCCGTGAATCTCGCCATGCATGACGTGGCAGTGGAAGATGCTGCGCTCACGGTGAAGAGCCGCTTTCAGATGGGATCCCGTGGCGAGTGGCAGAGCGTCAGTCTCCCGCTGGCCATTGCGGGAAATACAACGGTGGACTGGACGCTGAACGGTCGTGTTGCGTCGCGCAAGGATGGCAAGGTGCTTTTGGAAAACCCCGGAACGCATGAACTGGACGCCATGGTGACGGTGGGGCTTTCTCGTGGCTGGCAGGAGGCTGCGCTGACAATCCCCGCGGCTGCGGCGAGCTTGTTACGTGTTTCCGTTCCCCTCACGGATGGGCTGCCGGATTTTACACCCCAAAGGCAAACCACCCTGGTATCCGAAGAGGTGCGAGATGGCCGGCGTGTCTTCACCTTCGTGCTCAACACGAGCCAGGGTGGGGACCTGACGTTGAAGCGGCAGGCGATGCGTCGCTCCGTGGATCAAGCGGTTGCTGCGGTGTGTGATGTCAGGACGGACCTCACCGTGCGCCAGAAGGTGGAGCAGGTGCATGCACGCCTGGATTTCACCTTCCCCGGCGCTGAGCGTTCTATGTTTGTGGTGTCGATGGATGAAGATGTGCGCCCGGTAGGCTGGAACGTCAGCGGCATGAAGGAAGTAGTCTTGCGGCGTGAGCATGGCCGGTTGCTGGCAGAGGTGCGCCTGCTCAAGCCTGTGCGGGATGCCTTCACGGTCTCCATGGTGGCGCTCCGGACCCGTGAGACGGTCGAAGGCGAGCGCAAGGCGCCCTACGTGGGAGCTCAAGCTTCGCGGGTGGAGCGTGTCATCCAGGTGTTCGCGCCACCTGCGCTGAAGATTCATGTGACCTCAGCGGGTCCGGAGCGCATCGCAGCGGCCACCCCTCTGGAAAGTGGGGAGCCCGTCGTTGGAGCATGGAGATTGCGTGGAGACAACACCGTTGCCTACACTGTGAGCGTGGCGGAAGATACGGCGAGTGCCGAGATGGAGGCACTGGCACAGGTCGGGGTGAGCAAGCTGGAGATCATGATTGCGGCGAAGCTTCAGGCAGGGCGTCTGCCGCTTCGTGAAACCTATCTGAGATTGCCCCAGGGATATGAAGTGCAGAGTGTGCAGGGCGCTGGTCTCCGTGATTGGCAGCGGGATGAGAGCGGCGTGTTCGTGCAGTTCGATGCGAGCGTCAGTCGCGAGGCGCGCTTTGTGTTGAACGCCGCCATGACGCGCGCTCCGGGGGAAGCGGCACCCAGTCTGCCGGTGGTATTTTTTGAGGGAATGGCAAAACAAAAGGCCCGCATGTCGGTGGCGGTGAATGCGGCCATGGATGTGCGCTTGCAGTTTGATCGTGCCTGGCGCGAAACCGATCCCGCCTCCTTTCAATCAGTCTTCACGGTCTCTCCGCCTTGGGTGACGAAACGAGCGCTGCTCTGGGAGCCTGATGCTGCATCTGCCAAGCAGCCCCCCGCCGCGCCCACGGTGACGTTGCTTGCTCAAGCTCCCAAGTTCAGCACGGACACCGTGCTCCTGGTGCGCTCGGCGGATGAGGCATTGGCCTTCTCCCAGCAGGTGGGCATTGCAGTCGAGCAGGGGGCCGTGGCAGGTTTGAAGGTGCGACTGCCTGCGAGCGCGCCGGAGGCGCGTGTAAGTGGACCGGATGTGCGTGATGTACAGGTCACTACCCGGGGAGAAGCGCGGGAATACAACGTGACTTTTCAGGGGGAGATTCTTGGCACGGCGTCTGTCACGCTGGATTGGGAGCAGCCTCCGGCCGCGGAAGCAGCGCTGCCTTTGGTGGTGGTGGACGGTGCTTCACGCTCACGGCGTTTCTTCATTCTGGAGAACAACTCTTCGCGTGAGGTGAAGGCTGCCCTCACCCAGGTGGAGAAGACCGTGGCCTCTGCCGTACCATGGCTGCCCGAGGGTCTGGCCTCAACGGACTTGTATCAGGCTCGCAGTGCCGATGCGGAGATGAAGCTCACCTTCTCCAATACCCAGGCCACGGCTGCGAATGCAGCGATCATCACGCTTGCGGAAATCACCACGGCTCTGCGGCCCAATGGTGAGCGGTGGGAGACGGTGGTGTACTCACTGGCGAACCGTTCGCTCCAGTTCCTGCCGGTTCGCCTGCCCAAAGGTGCTGAACTGGTGACCGTGATGGTCGGTGATGAAATGGTGCGCGCGGACTGGGGCACTCCTGCTACGACTGCTGGAGCCAAGGTCGAGCCCTGCCACCTCGTGCCCCTCATCCAGATGCGTGCGGGCCAGCTCTCACAGCAGGTGCGGCTCACCTATTTTGTGCCTGCGAAGAAGGACGGCCTCATGAACGCGGAGTCGATGGATGACCCGGAGCTCGTCGGCCTCTCCGCGGAGCGCACCCTGTGGAACGTGTGGGTGCCCGAGGGCTATGAACTCGATGAGTTCGACGGGAACATGGAAGAGGTGGTCGAGGATGTCATCGAGGACGAAAAGGTGCAGCAGAAGCTCAGTGACGTGCTCCGCCTGAATCGCATTGTCTCGATGAGCAGCACCAGTGTGTACGATGCGAAGGAAGCGCTCGGCAACGCCACCAAGGCGTTGGAAGAAGTGACCAAGTACCAGGAGAGCAAGAAGGCAAAAAGCTATCGAAGCACAAGCGACAGCAAACCCACCACCAAGGGCAAGGCCGTGGGAAAGGAAGTGGATGAAGAAATGCGCTTCAAGAGCAATGCTCAAGTCGAACAGCAATTGCGGCAGCAGAAGGAACTGCTCGACTCGAACACCGGCAAGCTGAGCAAGACGGGCGCTGGCACCTTGCAGCTCCAGGTGGGACAGGACCGGTACCAGATGGATAGGCCCGTCGGCAACAATTGGAACTTCAACAAGGATGCCGCCGCAGGAAAGAGCAAGGAAGGAAAGATCATGCTCCAGGGTGCCAACACCGTGATCAATGACAACGTCGCGGTGAGCAACGACTTCCTGGTGGCCAAGGATGCGCCACCGAGTCCTTCGAAACCCGCGGCCCCGGATGCCAAGAAGCCTGTGCAGGGGATGAAGGCCGCCGAGGCCATGTCAGCGCTCTCGTCCAACAGTACGCTGAATAACGCACGCGGTGCTGCAAACTTCCTGCAGGCTGATGGCAGCTCCATGGTGCCGGCTGACGAGCGCTCAGCTGGGGGAACGCCGGGCCAGCCGGGAGTTTCCCGGGGCACGATTGTGACAAGGAGCGGCCAGATGGCGGTGATACCCGAGGCGCCTGCAATGCCCGCCGGTCCAGCAGCGGCCCCAGCTGATCCTTTCGCACCTGCTGCAGCCGATCCCTTCGCGCCCGCACGAGCTGGGGGAACGTCGCCGGTTCCACCGCCTGTCAACCGGCCCGCGGAACCTGGCCGGTACGAGATGGCGGTGACTCCGAGAAAAGCAGAGGATGTTCGCAGCGTGGAGAAGAATCTGCAGATGGGTTGGAGCAACTACAACCTCGGCAACTTTGATGCCGCGAACCAATCCTTCCAGGAAGTGCTGCGTGTGGACCCCTACAACCGCGCAGCGCGTCGTGGAATGGAAGCTGCAGAACGGCAGCGCGCAGAATACTTTGACACGGCAAGGGATCACACCCGTCTCCGCATGCTCAATGAAGTGAATCGTGGATGGGAAGACCCAGTGCCGGTGGTGATGACGACCCCGCAGTTGAAGCCCCAAGGCCGTGTCTCTCTGCCCGTGGAGGTGCCGCTGACCGGTACCGTGTACCACTTCCGCAAGCTGAAGGACCACGCCACGCTGGAGCTGGACATCGACAAGCCTCTGGAGCCCGGGCGCAAGACAGCCCTGTGGCTCCTCACCGTAGGAGCGCTGGTGTTGGGGGGCATCGCTTGGGTTGGGAGAAAGCAACATCCGGGCACCCGTCCCACCGCGTGAGGTAGCTTCTTGTCTCGCGAGGGTGGTCTCGTGCGCCGGAAAGGTTTTGCGACCCATCCGCCACTAAATGTTTGCTGCCCTCTAGTTGCCCCCGCATACTTTGCGGGCCGGAATTCCCGGCTTTGCTTCCGCTCCCGCTTTTATGTAGGCAACGCATGCTGGCTCCCTCTTCCCAGACCAAACCATCGCTGGATGCGGAGCCGGATCCTCTGGGACACTTGCTGAAGATGATCCGTGAGCAGGGCGACATTGTCCGGTACCGCAGCGGCTATGGCCCGGTGCACCTTTTCAATCACCCGGACCATGTGCAATCCATCGTGCAAAATACCAACTTCGAGAGGACGGCCTTGCTGAAGATGGTGACCGGCGATGGACTGCTCGCGAGCGACGGTCGTCGCTGGCAGTCGCAGCGCCGTCTGTTGCAGCCGCCCTTCCATGAAAAGTGCCTGCACGGGTTTCTGCCCATGATCGCGGATGCGACGATGGGAATGCTCCGGCGGTGGGAGGCACTGCCCGGTGCGACACGAAGCGTCGACATCGGGAGGGAGACCAAAAGACTGACCCTGGAGATCATTCTCAGGGTGTTGTTCGAGAAGGTGAGCCAGGATGAAGTGACTCGGATGGCGGATGCGGCGAATGTCGTGATGCAGCATTTGGGAGAGCTCTCGGATGTGGTGCTGAATGTACCGCTCGTGATGGATCCCGGACGCGAGACACGGTTCCGCGCCGCCCTTGGAACCATTGATGCCCTGGTGGCCGGGCTCACCGCCAGAGTGAGCACCGGGGCAGGGCGGACTGGGGGAGTCGTGCCCACACTTCTGGAAGCGCGGGGGAAGGGGCTCGTCACCGATCAGGAAGTGCGGGATGAGATTGTCACAATGATCATCGCCGGGCATGAGACCACGGCCATCGCGCTGGCCTGGACGTTGTATCTCCTTTCGCGACACCCCGGGACGCAAACCCAGCTGGCGGATGAAGTAGATCAAGAGCTGAACCCGCAAGTCCCAACTACTGAAGTTCTTTCCCGGTTGGGATACATGCGCATGGTGTTTGATGAAGCCATGCGGTTGTATCCGCCGGTGAGCATGGTCGTGCGGCAATCTCAAAAGGACGACACGGTTGGCGGGGTGTCGATTCCTGCCGGCGCCCTGGTTGTCCTAAGCGCGTACACCACCCATCGTCATCCTGATTTCTGGAGCGATCCGGAACGCTTTGATCCCGGTCGATTTCATCCTGACCGCAGTCACGGGCGTCATCGTTATGCCTACTTTCCTTTCTTGGGTGGACGGCACCAGTGTCTGGGCCAGGGCCTGGTGATGCTGGAGGCTCCGGTGATTCTGGCCCTGCTCACCCGCTACGTGCGGGTGACGATCCCGGAGGGCAGTGTGGGAAGACCCCTTCCCGGCATGGCGTTGCGCGTGCGGAGCGGGTTTCCTGCCACGGTGGACTTCAGAAGTGCTCTGCCACCATGCTAGCCGCATCACACAGTGCCGGGCCCCGCTTCACGCCGGATTCTGATCGTCTGAGGGGAATCCCCACGGGTGCGTACACGCTGGTAGATCTGGTGCAGAGTCATTCCGCAGCACATGGGGAGGAGCGTGCCCTCACCTTCCTGTTGAATGGTGTGGATGAAGCCGGCTCTCTTACGTATGCAGAGCTGGACCGCGAGGCGCGATCCATCGCGGCATGGCTTCAGTCACAAGCGCTGGAAGGTGAGCGTGCGCTGTTGTTGTTCCCCTCAGGTCTGGAGTTCGTGACTGCGTTTCTTGGCTGCTTGTATGCAAGAGTCATTCCCGTGCCGGTCAATCCGCCGCGATTGAACCGCAAGGCGCATCGTCTTCGCTCCATTGTGGAAGATGCTGGCGTAGCGGTGGCGCTTACCACGATGCGCATGCAGGAGCGCATGACGCCGGTCCTGGCGGAGGCGGGAATGAACACGCTGCGGATTGTGTCCATGGATGCTCGCCCTGCGGACATGGGCAGATGCTGGCAACCTCCGCATCTCCATGGTGACTCACTTGCGTTCCTGCAATACACTTCGGGGTCTACTTCGCACCCGAAGGGCGTGATGGTCAGCCATGGGAATCTCCTCGCGAATCATCGCATGATGCAGGAGGCCTTCGGTCAGACGGGGGAGACGCGAATCGTTACCTGGCTGCCGCTGTTTCATGACATGGGTTTGATTGGCAATGTGCTCCAGGCCCTCTATCTCGGCACGGAGTGCACGATCATGCCGCCGGAGGTGTTTCTCATGAAACCCGTGTGCTGGCTGCAGGCGATGTCGCAGCGTCGCGCCACGTTCAGCGGTGCTCCCAACTTTGCCTACGAACTGTGTGCACAAAAGGTCACGGAGGAGCAGCGTCGCGGCCTTGACCTCAGTGGCTGGGAGACGGCGTTTTGCGGCGCGGAACCAGTACACCACACCACCATGGAGCGGTTTGCGACGGCATTCGCCTCGTGTGGTTTCGGGCGGCAGGCGTTGTATCCCTGCTATGGGCTTGCGGAGGCGACGTTGTTTGTTTCTGGGGCCGGCAAGTTCGCGGGGGCGCGGAGTGCGCGCTTCAGCAAATCCGAATTGGAAAATCGCCGTGTTGTGGAGGTGACAGGTTCGGACTCTCTTGTTCCTTCGCGCATGCTTGTCAGTTGCGGGCATACATGGGAACAGCAGGAGGTGGTGATCGTGGATCCAGACTCTGGTGTCCGCTGCGCTCAGGGGGAGGTTGGGGAAATCTGGATATCGGGGCCGCATGTGGCGCAGGGATATTGGAGCGGAGGAGGAAGGACGACGCATGCCTTTGATGCCTTGTTGCCAGACATGGAAGGGACGCGCTTCCTGCGTACTGGCGATCTGGGCTTCATCCACCATGGTGGCCTGTACATCTCCGGCCGGATCAAGGATCTGATCATCATTGCCGGTCGCAATCATGACCCTGCTGATATCGAGCACACGGTCGGTTCCTCCCATGTGTCGATCCGCTCCTCAGGTTGCGCGGCATTCCAGACGGAGGTGGAAGAAGAGA contains these protein-coding regions:
- a CDS encoding fatty acyl-AMP ligase, whose translation is MLAASHSAGPRFTPDSDRLRGIPTGAYTLVDLVQSHSAAHGEERALTFLLNGVDEAGSLTYAELDREARSIAAWLQSQALEGERALLLFPSGLEFVTAFLGCLYARVIPVPVNPPRLNRKAHRLRSIVEDAGVAVALTTMRMQERMTPVLAEAGMNTLRIVSMDARPADMGRCWQPPHLHGDSLAFLQYTSGSTSHPKGVMVSHGNLLANHRMMQEAFGQTGETRIVTWLPLFHDMGLIGNVLQALYLGTECTIMPPEVFLMKPVCWLQAMSQRRATFSGAPNFAYELCAQKVTEEQRRGLDLSGWETAFCGAEPVHHTTMERFATAFASCGFGRQALYPCYGLAEATLFVSGAGKFAGARSARFSKSELENRRVVEVTGSDSLVPSRMLVSCGHTWEQQEVVIVDPDSGVRCAQGEVGEIWISGPHVAQGYWSGGGRTTHAFDALLPDMEGTRFLRTGDLGFIHHGGLYISGRIKDLIIIAGRNHDPADIEHTVGSSHVSIRSSGCAAFQTEVEEETKLVIAVELERTIEGSPGNSVAAAQDGDIASALHDIVKNIREAVSALHDLSVHEVVLLRPAALPKTSSGKIQRHAAKAAWMERTLKLWQPRK
- a CDS encoding cytochrome P450, which encodes MLAPSSQTKPSLDAEPDPLGHLLKMIREQGDIVRYRSGYGPVHLFNHPDHVQSIVQNTNFERTALLKMVTGDGLLASDGRRWQSQRRLLQPPFHEKCLHGFLPMIADATMGMLRRWEALPGATRSVDIGRETKRLTLEIILRVLFEKVSQDEVTRMADAANVVMQHLGELSDVVLNVPLVMDPGRETRFRAALGTIDALVAGLTARVSTGAGRTGGVVPTLLEARGKGLVTDQEVRDEIVTMIIAGHETTAIALAWTLYLLSRHPGTQTQLADEVDQELNPQVPTTEVLSRLGYMRMVFDEAMRLYPPVSMVVRQSQKDDTVGGVSIPAGALVVLSAYTTHRHPDFWSDPERFDPGRFHPDRSHGRHRYAYFPFLGGRHQCLGQGLVMLEAPVILALLTRYVRVTIPEGSVGRPLPGMALRVRSGFPATVDFRSALPPC